Proteins from a single region of Rhodospirillales bacterium:
- a CDS encoding carboxymuconolactone decarboxylase family protein — protein sequence MPETLFPQSTKQLAQKRYDLAPEIEAAFNQFSRTVFKDGALPAKTKQLIAVAVAHVTQCPYCIRGHAKAARRSGATAEEIMEAIWVAAEMRAGGAFAHSALALDAIDIEPET from the coding sequence ATGCCCGAGACACTGTTCCCGCAATCAACGAAGCAGCTGGCTCAGAAACGGTACGACCTGGCGCCGGAAATCGAAGCGGCGTTCAACCAGTTCAGCCGGACGGTATTCAAGGATGGAGCACTACCGGCGAAGACCAAGCAGTTGATCGCCGTAGCGGTCGCACATGTCACCCAATGCCCTTATTGCATTCGCGGTCATGCAAAGGCGGCACGCCGCAGTGGAGCGACGGCGGAAGAGATCATGGAGGCGATCTGGGTGGCGGCAGAGATGCGCGCGGGAGGAGCCTTCGCTCATTCGGCCCTCGCCCTTGATGCAATCGACATCGAACCGGAGACCTGA
- a CDS encoding recombinase family protein, with amino-acid sequence MGRSFGYSRVSTSDRDWALQVDALTKAGVDDRDIFREKQSGAKAERQELQRVLDLLRPGDKLVVWRLDRLARSQLHLLQIAKEIEDKGAELVALMDRIDTSTATGRMLFGILAVLAEFERNLIIERSKAGQAIARNNGKKFGRPNKLTPSLIRQISLAHADPQTTVRDTCRHLRISRSSYYAALKLTAAPA; translated from the coding sequence ATGGGTCGCTCATTCGGCTACTCTCGGGTCTCCACCTCGGATCGGGACTGGGCGCTGCAGGTCGACGCTCTGACCAAGGCGGGTGTCGACGACCGCGACATCTTCCGCGAGAAGCAGTCAGGCGCGAAGGCCGAGCGGCAGGAGTTGCAGCGGGTGCTCGACCTGCTCCGTCCCGGTGACAAGCTGGTGGTCTGGCGGCTGGATCGCCTCGCCCGCTCCCAACTGCACCTGCTGCAGATCGCCAAGGAGATCGAGGACAAGGGCGCCGAACTGGTCGCTCTCATGGATCGCATCGACACCAGCACGGCGACCGGCCGGATGCTGTTCGGCATCCTCGCGGTGCTGGCCGAGTTCGAGCGCAACCTGATCATCGAGCGGTCGAAGGCGGGTCAGGCGATCGCCCGCAACAACGGCAAGAAGTTCGGCCGGCCGAACAAGCTCACCCCGTCGCTGATCCGGCAGATCTCACTGGCGCACGCCGATCCGCAAACGACCGTGCGGGACACCTGCCGGCACCTGCGCATCTCCCGGTCGAGCTACTACGCGGCCTTGAAGCTCACCGCCGCGCCGGCGTGA
- a CDS encoding sensor histidine kinase, producing the protein MAGLVLAELFARHVQDRFAVELGHHLDQLASSLRIDAEGKPELSRPLPDPRFSRPLSGLYWQVSANSRVVLRSRSLWDQTLALPVDASADDGRVHQWRIVGSEQQPLYVLERSLLLPEGPESLQVVVAEDLGEVDAALRAFNRILALSLAVLAVALAVAAIVQVALGLRPLGWLRDELAEIRSGRKRRFQRPMPSEVQPLIDDLNALLDHADEVVERARLQAGNLAHGLKTNLAVLANEAERLAGPDAQREDAEVARLMLSQVATMRRHIDHHMARARAAASRGLPGAGTDVAECVSALVRVMQKVHASRDLTISAEVPAGLTFAGDRQDLEEMLGNLLDNACKWAKGAVTVVAARESKQLIVSVEDDGVGLSSEDFERALSPGTRLDESVPGTGLGLGVVRDLVTFYGGKLVLVQSSEAGGLRASLHLPALS; encoded by the coding sequence ATGGCGGGCCTGGTCCTCGCCGAGCTTTTCGCCCGCCACGTCCAGGACCGGTTCGCGGTCGAACTCGGACATCACCTCGATCAGTTGGCGTCGAGCCTGCGCATCGATGCCGAGGGCAAGCCCGAGCTGTCTCGCCCCCTACCCGATCCCCGCTTCAGCCGTCCGCTGTCAGGTCTCTATTGGCAGGTGTCGGCAAACAGCCGGGTTGTCCTGCGTTCGCGATCTCTGTGGGATCAGACGCTTGCTCTGCCAGTTGACGCTTCAGCCGACGACGGACGCGTGCACCAGTGGCGGATCGTGGGTTCGGAGCAGCAACCGCTCTATGTCCTCGAACGCTCGCTGCTGCTGCCGGAGGGACCGGAGTCGCTGCAGGTCGTGGTCGCCGAGGACCTGGGTGAGGTGGATGCGGCCCTTCGGGCGTTCAATCGTATTCTGGCGCTTTCCCTCGCGGTCCTCGCAGTTGCGCTGGCGGTCGCTGCCATTGTCCAGGTGGCGCTCGGATTGCGGCCACTCGGTTGGCTGCGCGACGAACTGGCCGAAATCCGCAGCGGACGCAAGCGGCGGTTCCAGCGACCGATGCCGAGTGAAGTGCAACCGCTGATCGACGATCTCAACGCGCTGCTCGATCACGCCGACGAAGTCGTCGAGCGGGCACGTCTGCAGGCCGGCAACCTCGCCCATGGCCTCAAGACCAACCTTGCGGTGCTTGCCAACGAAGCGGAGCGCCTGGCCGGACCTGACGCACAACGCGAAGACGCTGAGGTGGCCCGGCTCATGCTTTCGCAGGTGGCGACGATGCGTCGGCACATTGATCACCACATGGCGCGCGCCCGTGCAGCGGCCTCGCGTGGATTGCCGGGTGCGGGGACGGACGTCGCCGAGTGTGTCTCGGCGCTGGTGAGGGTCATGCAGAAAGTCCACGCCAGCCGCGATCTCACGATCAGCGCCGAAGTCCCGGCAGGGCTCACGTTCGCCGGAGATCGGCAGGACCTGGAGGAAATGTTGGGCAACCTGCTCGACAACGCCTGCAAATGGGCGAAAGGAGCGGTTACCGTGGTGGCTGCACGCGAAAGCAAGCAGCTGATCGTCAGCGTCGAGGATGATGGCGTTGGCCTCTCATCGGAAGACTTCGAACGCGCGCTTTCGCCCGGCACGCGCCTGGACGAAAGCGTGCCGGGCACCGGTCTCGGTCTCGGCGTCGTCCGCGACTTGGTCACGTTCTATGGCGGAAAGCTCGTCCTCGTTCAATCCTCCGAGGCAGGCGGGTTGCGTGCTTCGCTGCACCTGCCAGCGCTATCTTGA
- a CDS encoding ATP-binding protein, translating to MTQPAIEFADIDRIGRVASVDTSRVAIDVTNSLLLTRIGIGQLIAIRGITEREYLIALVERVTRSMREELPDLEEAGDQGALLAAIPTDFIVSVLIGTFRTVEGTKVNTFKRGADSFPQIDRDCYVIEGANLQRFMGILGSGFSENERLKLGTFVADRSADAIASGDKFFQRHAAILGSTGSGKSWAVALVLERAAKLEFPNIIVFDMHGEYAPLADRTAGGFARRFRIAGPGDLERPGDEVLFLPYWLLNRDEMLSMILDRSDQNAPNQASRFTLHVRTLKGDTLDAEKKKEIKKTFTVDSPIPYAIQKLIGLLHCDNRPTLREVAPRHGPSSEFVQQTPRCSPQEAMTMRPETKGAQIRLAHQRTRQPPCWGNPLPRRVG from the coding sequence ATGACCCAACCTGCGATTGAGTTCGCCGACATCGACAGGATTGGTAGAGTAGCTTCGGTCGACACGAGTCGCGTTGCGATTGATGTCACCAACTCCCTCCTCCTAACTCGGATCGGCATTGGGCAATTGATTGCCATTCGCGGAATAACCGAACGCGAATATCTTATTGCATTGGTGGAACGCGTCACCCGCTCTATGCGAGAAGAATTGCCGGATCTTGAAGAAGCAGGAGATCAAGGCGCGCTATTGGCGGCGATTCCTACTGATTTCATCGTTAGCGTGTTGATTGGCACATTTCGTACAGTCGAAGGAACTAAGGTAAATACCTTTAAACGTGGTGCTGATAGCTTTCCACAGATCGATCGAGATTGTTATGTCATTGAAGGCGCTAATCTTCAGCGGTTTATGGGAATACTCGGCTCCGGTTTTAGTGAAAATGAGCGATTAAAGCTCGGAACATTTGTTGCGGATCGGTCCGCCGATGCGATTGCAAGCGGCGATAAATTCTTTCAACGACATGCTGCAATTCTCGGGAGCACTGGTTCCGGAAAAAGCTGGGCAGTGGCGCTGGTTTTGGAGCGGGCAGCGAAGCTAGAATTCCCAAACATCATCGTTTTTGACATGCACGGCGAGTATGCACCCCTCGCTGATAGAACCGCAGGCGGATTCGCGCGACGCTTTCGCATTGCTGGCCCAGGTGATCTCGAAAGACCAGGCGATGAGGTGTTGTTTCTGCCTTATTGGCTGCTTAATAGAGATGAGATGTTGTCCATGATATTAGATAGAAGTGACCAAAACGCACCGAATCAGGCATCTCGATTTACACTACATGTACGGACACTAAAGGGTGACACTCTCGATGCGGAGAAAAAGAAAGAAATCAAGAAGACATTTACCGTTGACTCTCCAATTCCGTACGCAATTCAAAAACTTATTGGATTACTTCACTGTGACAATAGACCAACCCTACGGGAGGTTGCTCCGCGTCATGGGCCGAGCAGTGAGTTTGTTCAACAGACACCCCGCTGCAGCCCCCAAGAAGCCATGACAATGCGACCGGAAACCAAAGGTGCACAAATCCGCCTCGCCCACCAGAGAACGCGACAGCCGCCGTGTTGGGGCAATCCATTGCCAAGGCGCGTTGGATAA
- a CDS encoding response regulator transcription factor codes for MRLLVVEDDPILLRQLRERLGTEGYAVDAAIDGAEAAFLGSSEPYDAIVLDLGLPRRDGLSVLRSWREEGLSIPVLILTARDHWHDKVLGIDAGADDYLAKPFHMEELLARLRALIRRARGHASSELRAGPVVLDTRTGTVTTDGRPLDLTGYEFRVLSYLMHHAGEVVSRTELTEHVYAQDFDRDSNTIEVFIGRLRKKLGGDLIKTVRGLGYRLEIPPDDAP; via the coding sequence ATGCGCCTCCTGGTGGTCGAAGACGATCCAATCCTCCTGCGCCAACTCCGCGAGCGATTGGGCACCGAGGGCTATGCGGTCGATGCAGCAATCGACGGCGCGGAAGCCGCCTTTCTTGGATCGAGCGAGCCCTACGATGCGATCGTCCTCGACCTGGGTCTGCCGCGGCGAGACGGGCTGTCCGTTCTGCGGAGCTGGCGGGAGGAAGGCCTCAGCATCCCGGTGTTGATCCTGACCGCTCGCGATCATTGGCACGACAAGGTGCTGGGCATCGACGCTGGTGCCGACGACTACCTTGCCAAGCCTTTCCACATGGAGGAACTGCTCGCCCGCCTGCGCGCGCTGATCCGCCGTGCCCGCGGCCATGCCTCATCCGAGTTGCGGGCAGGGCCGGTAGTCCTCGACACGCGGACCGGCACCGTCACCACCGATGGCCGACCGCTCGATCTGACCGGCTACGAATTCCGCGTCCTTTCCTACCTGATGCACCACGCTGGCGAGGTGGTGTCGCGGACGGAGCTGACCGAGCACGTCTACGCCCAGGACTTCGACCGCGATTCCAACACCATCGAGGTGTTCATCGGCCGCCTGCGCAAGAAGTTGGGTGGGGATCTGATTAAGACGGTCCGTGGCCTGGGCTACCGGTTGGAGATCCCGCCGGACGACGCCCCGTGA
- a CDS encoding NnrS family protein, with product MTTASTAGPVPRLRTTAGPALLSYGFRPFFLLAGGWAAMALILWMAVFLGRISLPTAFDPLSWHSHEMLFGFATAAVAGFVLTAVPNWTGRLPLQGRPLLFLIVLWLAGRAAVATSGIIGGWTAAIIDIAFLAVLLAAVGREIIVGRNWRNLPIAGALAGLCGADIAFHIGALNSGETAAAARLAIAVLILLICLIGGRIIPSFTRNWLAKRGQGRLPASFNGFDKIALAVTLAAMACWTYEPQSSFTGVATAAAAACNLVRLARWAGERTTPEPLLWILHVAFLWVPVGLVLLAITAFGGAVPPSAGVHALTGGAIASMILAVMTRATLGHTGHDLHAGPSTTVIYLLVLVAGISRVWASLEPQLFTPLLMTSALAWVAAFGLFIGLYGPMLVRPRVRQVL from the coding sequence ATGACCACAGCCTCGACTGCGGGGCCGGTTCCGAGACTGCGGACCACCGCAGGACCGGCGTTGCTCAGCTACGGCTTTCGCCCGTTCTTTCTTCTCGCCGGTGGTTGGGCAGCGATGGCGTTGATACTCTGGATGGCGGTTTTCCTTGGCCGGATCTCCCTGCCAACGGCGTTCGATCCGCTAAGCTGGCACAGCCACGAGATGCTGTTCGGGTTCGCCACGGCGGCCGTCGCCGGCTTTGTCCTGACCGCGGTGCCGAACTGGACGGGGCGGCTGCCTTTGCAGGGACGGCCGTTGCTGTTTCTCATCGTGCTGTGGCTGGCGGGACGAGCGGCCGTCGCCACCTCTGGCATCATCGGCGGCTGGACGGCAGCCATTATCGATATCGCCTTTCTTGCCGTGCTGCTGGCCGCCGTTGGCCGCGAAATCATCGTTGGCCGCAATTGGCGAAACCTTCCCATCGCGGGTGCGCTCGCTGGTCTCTGCGGCGCCGACATCGCGTTCCACATTGGGGCTCTGAACTCGGGCGAAACCGCCGCGGCGGCACGCCTCGCGATCGCTGTCCTGATCCTGCTGATTTGCCTGATCGGTGGGCGCATCATCCCGAGCTTCACTCGCAACTGGTTGGCAAAGCGGGGACAGGGCCGCCTGCCGGCGAGCTTCAATGGCTTTGATAAGATCGCGTTGGCGGTGACGTTGGCTGCCATGGCCTGCTGGACCTACGAGCCTCAGTCCTCTTTCACCGGCGTGGCCACCGCCGCCGCCGCGGCATGCAACCTCGTGCGTCTGGCGCGGTGGGCGGGCGAGCGGACAACCCCGGAACCGTTGCTGTGGATCCTCCACGTCGCCTTTCTATGGGTTCCGGTGGGCCTTGTGCTGCTCGCGATAACCGCGTTCGGAGGTGCCGTCCCGCCGTCCGCGGGTGTGCACGCGCTGACCGGCGGTGCCATCGCATCGATGATTCTGGCGGTGATGACCCGGGCGACGCTCGGTCACACCGGCCATGATCTGCATGCCGGACCCAGCACGACCGTCATCTACCTGCTCGTCCTGGTCGCGGGGATCAGCCGGGTCTGGGCATCGCTAGAGCCTCAGCTTTTCACGCCCCTGCTCATGACGTCCGCGCTCGCCTGGGTGGCGGCGTTCGGTCTGTTCATCGGCCTTTATGGACCGATGCTGGTTCGGCCGCGCGTGCGGCAGGTTTTGTGA
- a CDS encoding Rrf2 family transcriptional regulator: MRLTTYTDYALRVLMYLGLRGDELSTIQEIAEQYGISKNHLMKLVHVLGQLGYIETIRGKKGGLRLARRPEAITVGEIIRRMEPDMALVECFRNADIQCRIVKTCILQGALGEALDHFLETLDGYTLADLLAPAEDLSRSFPIHIEHPPAAVSD; encoded by the coding sequence ATGCGCCTGACAACCTATACGGACTACGCGCTGAGGGTGTTGATGTACCTCGGGCTGCGCGGCGACGAGCTCTCGACCATCCAGGAAATCGCGGAGCAATACGGGATCTCGAAAAATCACCTGATGAAGCTGGTCCATGTGCTGGGTCAGCTCGGCTACATCGAGACCATTCGCGGAAAGAAGGGCGGGCTGCGCCTCGCGCGGCGTCCCGAGGCGATCACGGTCGGCGAAATCATCCGGCGGATGGAGCCGGACATGGCCCTCGTCGAGTGTTTCCGGAACGCCGATATCCAATGCCGGATCGTCAAGACCTGCATCCTTCAGGGTGCGCTGGGAGAAGCCCTGGACCACTTTCTTGAGACCCTCGACGGGTACACGCTCGCGGACCTGCTGGCACCAGCCGAAGATTTGTCACGATCGTTTCCTATACACATCGAGCACCCGCCAGCGGCTGTCTCGGATTGA
- a CDS encoding adenylate/guanylate cyclase domain-containing protein, translated as MPDHRNSADADAFLRDAELAAERLSAIVRLVIFFALLALVLTSGTQHHHEQFALAVVFAYGVVAVFAILLAWRGIFHPVMPYAYATFDVVLVCLSLLLVSRMLDFPPHMVFAIPASAIIFVVLAHAAMRFRPALVVFAGTLTVAMMAAGVAVMPAPEEASPFLSGTQHGDLLQSLLHSRLLPFAIIALATLALWATSRRTYEMLQTSIDYSHRLGTLSRFFSPRLAERLAREGGQQLSSGRRQCCAIMFIDICGFTDIARGMAPEAVSRLLAEFRGILTEVIFDHGGMVDKFIGDAVLAVFGAFQAEADDAKRAIDCGIRALDAVEAWSASRQAQGDPEVRIGIGAHHGEVFVGTVGDRRMLEFTVLGDAVNVAERLERLTRTVGAAFAVSRELLDAAGLPQATAWVPVPQSRIAGRLAGRDVFVLPSEARQQSMHSCCRGGHVGDAPASSKRSVIGLLPVFRTPG; from the coding sequence ATGCCCGACCATCGCAATTCTGCCGACGCTGACGCGTTCTTGCGCGACGCCGAACTCGCGGCAGAGCGTCTCTCGGCAATCGTGAGGCTGGTGATCTTTTTCGCGCTGCTCGCGCTCGTGCTGACCAGCGGGACCCAGCATCACCACGAGCAGTTTGCCCTCGCCGTCGTATTCGCCTATGGCGTAGTCGCGGTCTTCGCCATCCTCCTCGCCTGGCGGGGCATCTTTCACCCGGTGATGCCCTACGCCTACGCCACCTTCGACGTCGTTCTGGTTTGCCTCAGCCTGCTGCTGGTCAGCCGCATGCTGGACTTCCCGCCGCACATGGTGTTCGCGATCCCCGCTTCGGCGATCATCTTCGTCGTCCTCGCTCACGCCGCGATGCGCTTCCGGCCGGCGCTGGTTGTGTTCGCCGGCACATTGACCGTCGCGATGATGGCCGCCGGCGTTGCCGTGATGCCGGCCCCGGAGGAAGCATCGCCGTTCCTCAGTGGCACGCAGCACGGCGATCTCCTGCAATCCCTGCTGCACTCGCGGCTGCTGCCGTTCGCGATCATCGCGCTGGCGACCCTGGCGTTGTGGGCCACGTCCCGCCGGACGTACGAAATGCTCCAGACGTCCATCGACTACTCCCACCGGCTGGGTACGCTATCGCGGTTCTTCAGTCCCCGCCTCGCCGAACGCCTCGCCCGCGAGGGAGGCCAGCAGCTCTCGTCGGGCCGCCGGCAATGCTGCGCCATCATGTTCATCGATATCTGCGGGTTCACCGACATCGCCCGCGGCATGGCCCCGGAAGCGGTGAGCCGGCTCCTGGCGGAGTTTCGCGGCATCTTAACCGAGGTTATTTTCGATCACGGCGGAATGGTGGACAAATTCATCGGCGATGCCGTCCTGGCGGTGTTCGGAGCCTTCCAGGCGGAAGCCGATGACGCGAAACGCGCGATCGATTGCGGCATCAGAGCGCTGGACGCAGTGGAGGCTTGGTCCGCATCGAGGCAGGCGCAGGGCGATCCCGAGGTCCGGATCGGCATCGGGGCTCATCATGGCGAGGTCTTCGTGGGCACCGTCGGCGACAGGCGGATGCTCGAATTTACCGTCCTTGGCGATGCCGTAAATGTCGCTGAACGCCTGGAGCGGCTGACGCGCACCGTCGGCGCCGCGTTCGCCGTGTCGCGCGAGTTGCTGGACGCAGCCGGGCTACCGCAGGCGACCGCTTGGGTGCCCGTCCCGCAATCGCGGATCGCCGGGCGTTTGGCCGGGCGAGACGTATTCGTCCTGCCGTCGGAGGCGAGGCAACAATCGATGCACAGCTGTTGTCGCGGTGGGCATGTGGGCGACGCGCCAGCGTCGTCCAAACGAAGTGTCATTGGCCTGCTGCCGGTTTTTCGGACACCAGGTTAA
- a CDS encoding DUF1924 domain-containing protein, with protein MLAAGLLCLSGVAVAGEPARDAILETYARQAKAETPDFDAFSAARGEALYRGPHAGGNPQTPACASCHTADPRMPGRNVKSGRPIQPMAVSVEPSRFTDAADVEKRFRRDCQNVLGRTCTAQEKGDFITFLSGR; from the coding sequence ATGCTGGCGGCGGGGCTGCTCTGCCTCAGCGGAGTCGCCGTCGCTGGTGAGCCGGCCCGCGATGCGATCCTCGAGACGTACGCACGGCAGGCGAAGGCGGAAACGCCCGACTTCGATGCCTTTTCCGCAGCGCGCGGCGAGGCGCTCTATCGTGGTCCTCACGCCGGGGGAAATCCGCAGACGCCAGCTTGCGCGTCGTGCCATACGGCGGATCCGCGCATGCCGGGTCGCAACGTCAAATCCGGTCGGCCGATCCAGCCGATGGCCGTCTCTGTCGAGCCCAGCCGGTTCACCGACGCCGCCGACGTCGAAAAGCGCTTCCGCCGCGACTGTCAGAACGTCCTCGGCCGAACCTGTACCGCACAGGAAAAAGGGGATTTCATCACCTTCCTCAGCGGACGCTGA
- a CDS encoding DUF488 family protein gives MDGYRILVDRIWPRGISKKALALNEWAREIAPTTELRKWFGHDRSKWQEFKRRYFRELDERPEAVSRFVETVRRQPTTLVFGARDVDRNNAAALKEYLERNVARQD, from the coding sequence ATGGACGGCTATCGCATCCTCGTCGACCGCATTTGGCCCCGGGGGATATCCAAAAAGGCGCTGGCCTTGAATGAATGGGCCAGGGAAATCGCGCCAACGACCGAGCTCCGCAAATGGTTCGGCCATGACCGCAGCAAGTGGCAGGAGTTCAAACGGCGGTACTTCCGCGAGCTGGACGAGCGCCCGGAAGCGGTCTCGAGGTTCGTCGAAACGGTGCGTCGGCAACCCACGACGCTGGTCTTCGGCGCCCGGGATGTCGATCGGAACAATGCCGCCGCTCTCAAGGAATACCTGGAGAGAAATGTAGCGAGGCAAGACTAA
- a CDS encoding nitric-oxide reductase large subunit, with the protein MEIGCSLTGRPLVGKRGGSELHNIRRLWIVLAIIVVTSFVGLGFIGRQIWVHRPPIPSAVVTPTGETLFTAQDIERGRQVWQSMGGQQLGSIWGHGAYLTPDWSADWLHRELVFILDHWAMRDFGVPFAEVNREAQAALKERLREEIRNDRVDPATGVLTVSDDRAEAIRANQAYYEGLFGSAPQQAVLREQYAMPENPIPDASRRAALTTFFFWASWATATDRPGDTATYTMNWPHEPLIGNLPTTEAVVWSVASFIALIGAIGLLVWYQAAQIHEEPAAGPPASDPMEALRPTRSMLATRKYFAVVMLLFLVQIGLGTLTAHYTVEGQHFYGFPLADWLPYAVTRTWHTQIAIFWIATAWLATGLYIAPAISGYDPPWQTLGVNVLFAALLVVVAGSLAGEWLGVQQRLGLDTNFWFGHQGYEYVDLGRFWQILLFVGLLLWLLLVGRALWPALRRPSDSRSLIASVFVSTIAIALFYSAGFAWGKHTHLAMVEYWRWWVVHLWVEGFFEVFATAVIALLFVKLGLVRAKIASSAVLVSSIIFLSGGIIGTLHHLYWSGTPASVMAFGAVFSALEVVPLVLLGLEGYNNYRVTKTATWIFAYRWPILFFVAVAFWNMLGAGVFGFLVNPPISLYYIQGLNTTAVHAHAALFGVYGLLGIGLMLFCLRGLTVPRSWDDRLLKWGFWGLNIGLAMMLFFSLLPIGAIQGWAAVAEGFWYARSVEVVQSPLVRTLVWMRVPGDIVFGLGALLIGLFLFKLWRGSLGRVPLATGREGESPLAAE; encoded by the coding sequence ATGGAGATCGGATGCTCCCTGACCGGCCGCCCGCTGGTTGGCAAGAGAGGAGGGTCTGAATTGCACAACATCCGGCGTCTTTGGATCGTGCTCGCGATCATCGTTGTCACGTCGTTCGTCGGCCTCGGTTTCATCGGCCGGCAGATCTGGGTGCACCGGCCGCCAATTCCGTCCGCGGTGGTCACGCCGACGGGCGAGACGCTCTTCACAGCCCAGGATATCGAGCGCGGCCGTCAGGTGTGGCAGTCGATGGGCGGCCAGCAGCTCGGCTCGATCTGGGGCCACGGCGCGTACCTCACGCCCGACTGGTCGGCGGATTGGCTGCACCGCGAACTGGTTTTCATCCTCGACCACTGGGCCATGCGTGACTTCGGCGTGCCCTTTGCCGAGGTAAACCGGGAAGCTCAGGCGGCGCTTAAGGAGCGGCTGCGCGAAGAAATCCGCAACGACCGGGTCGATCCGGCGACGGGTGTCCTGACGGTCTCGGATGATCGCGCCGAGGCGATCCGCGCCAATCAGGCGTACTACGAAGGTCTGTTCGGGTCAGCGCCGCAACAGGCGGTGCTCCGCGAGCAGTACGCCATGCCCGAGAATCCGATCCCCGACGCCTCGCGGCGTGCGGCCCTGACCACGTTCTTCTTCTGGGCATCGTGGGCGACGGCGACCGACCGGCCCGGCGACACCGCCACCTACACCATGAACTGGCCGCACGAACCGCTGATCGGCAACCTGCCGACGACCGAGGCGGTCGTCTGGTCGGTGGCCTCGTTCATCGCCCTGATCGGCGCGATCGGCCTTCTGGTGTGGTACCAGGCGGCCCAGATTCACGAGGAACCGGCGGCGGGTCCACCGGCCAGCGATCCGATGGAAGCGCTGCGGCCGACGCGATCGATGCTGGCGACGCGCAAGTATTTCGCCGTGGTGATGCTGCTGTTCCTGGTGCAGATCGGTCTGGGCACGCTCACCGCGCATTACACCGTCGAGGGCCAGCACTTCTACGGCTTCCCGCTGGCCGACTGGCTGCCATATGCCGTTACGCGCACCTGGCACACTCAGATCGCCATCTTCTGGATCGCCACAGCATGGCTCGCGACCGGGCTTTACATCGCGCCGGCCATATCGGGGTACGATCCGCCGTGGCAGACGCTGGGCGTCAACGTTCTGTTCGCGGCTCTGCTGGTCGTCGTCGCGGGCTCGCTCGCCGGCGAATGGCTCGGGGTCCAGCAGCGGCTGGGGCTCGATACCAACTTTTGGTTCGGCCACCAGGGTTATGAGTACGTCGACCTCGGCCGCTTCTGGCAGATCCTGCTGTTCGTGGGACTGCTGCTCTGGCTGCTTCTCGTGGGACGGGCACTGTGGCCGGCGCTGCGCCGGCCCAGCGACAGCCGCTCGCTGATCGCCTCGGTCTTTGTCTCGACCATCGCGATCGCGCTGTTCTATTCCGCCGGGTTTGCCTGGGGAAAGCACACGCATCTGGCGATGGTCGAGTACTGGCGCTGGTGGGTCGTCCACCTGTGGGTGGAAGGCTTTTTCGAGGTGTTCGCGACTGCCGTTATCGCGCTGCTGTTCGTGAAACTTGGGTTGGTGCGCGCGAAAATCGCGTCGTCGGCGGTGCTGGTTTCGTCCATCATCTTTCTTTCGGGCGGGATCATCGGCACGCTGCATCACCTCTACTGGTCAGGAACGCCAGCCTCGGTGATGGCTTTTGGGGCGGTATTCTCGGCGCTGGAAGTGGTGCCGCTCGTGCTGCTCGGTCTGGAGGGCTACAACAACTACCGGGTGACAAAGACGGCGACGTGGATCTTTGCGTACCGCTGGCCGATCTTGTTCTTCGTCGCCGTCGCCTTCTGGAACATGCTGGGGGCCGGCGTTTTCGGCTTCCTCGTCAATCCGCCGATCTCGCTTTACTACATCCAGGGCCTGAACACGACGGCGGTGCATGCACATGCCGCCCTGTTCGGCGTCTACGGCCTGCTGGGGATCGGCCTGATGTTGTTCTGCCTGCGCGGCCTCACCGTACCCCGGTCCTGGGACGACCGCTTGCTGAAATGGGGCTTCTGGGGCCTGAACATTGGCCTCGCCATGATGCTGTTCTTCTCGCTGCTGCCGATCGGGGCCATCCAGGGCTGGGCGGCGGTTGCCGAAGGGTTCTGGTATGCCCGGTCGGTCGAGGTCGTGCAGTCGCCTCTGGTCCGCACGCTGGTGTGGATGCGGGTTCCCGGGGACATCGTCTTCGGGCTGGGCGCACTGCTGATCGGGCTCTTCCTGTTCAAGCTGTGGCGCGGCAGCCTGGGGCGCGTTCCGCTCGCAACCGGGCGGGAAGGCGAAAGCCCGCTCGCGGCGGAGTGA